The Saccharopolyspora gloriosae genome window below encodes:
- a CDS encoding ferredoxin--NADP reductase has protein sequence MSEPSESGVHRLKVDEVVEETPDAISLVFAVPDGGEFAYRPGQFLTLRVPGEHGGSVARCYSLSSSPHTDSAPRVTVKRVPGGHGSNWLCDNATAGSIVDVLAPDGGFTPKSLDGNFLMLAGGSGITPIMSIVRSVLAGGDGRIVLLYANRDEQSVIFAAALRELAARHPGRLTVVHWLETVQGLPDESSLRALAEPFADHEAFVCGPGAFMDVACGALEPLGFARDRLHVERFLSLAENPFERGGEPEPAEPAQPDATVEVDIDGARHRFDWPRRQRLLDLLLERGIDAPYSCRQGACSACACRISGGEVSMVRNDILEQEDLDDGIVLACQSLPVTDEVHVSYE, from the coding sequence ATGTCCGAACCTTCCGAATCCGGCGTGCACCGGTTGAAGGTCGACGAAGTCGTCGAAGAGACCCCGGATGCGATCTCCCTGGTCTTCGCCGTCCCGGACGGCGGCGAGTTCGCCTACCGGCCGGGCCAGTTCCTGACGCTGCGCGTGCCCGGCGAGCACGGCGGGTCGGTGGCCCGGTGCTACTCGCTGTCGAGCTCGCCGCACACCGACTCCGCGCCGCGGGTCACCGTCAAGCGCGTTCCCGGCGGCCACGGGTCGAACTGGTTGTGCGACAACGCGACCGCGGGGTCCATAGTGGACGTGCTGGCCCCGGACGGCGGGTTCACGCCGAAGTCGCTGGACGGGAACTTCCTGATGCTCGCCGGTGGCAGCGGGATCACCCCGATCATGTCGATCGTGCGCTCGGTGCTGGCCGGCGGCGACGGGCGGATCGTGCTGCTCTACGCGAACCGCGACGAGCAGTCGGTGATCTTCGCGGCGGCGCTGCGGGAGCTCGCCGCGCGGCACCCGGGGCGGCTCACCGTCGTGCACTGGCTGGAAACGGTGCAGGGCCTGCCGGACGAGTCGTCGCTGCGGGCGCTGGCGGAACCGTTCGCGGACCACGAGGCGTTCGTCTGCGGTCCGGGCGCGTTCATGGACGTCGCGTGCGGTGCGCTCGAACCGCTCGGCTTCGCCCGCGACCGGCTGCACGTCGAACGCTTCCTGTCCCTGGCGGAGAACCCGTTCGAACGCGGCGGCGAACCGGAGCCCGCCGAGCCCGCGCAGCCCGACGCGACCGTCGAGGTCGACATCGACGGCGCCCGCCACCGGTTCGACTGGCCGCGTCGGCAGCGGTTGCTGGACCTGCTGCTGGAACGCGGCATCGACGCGCCCTACTCGTGCAGGCAGGGTGCGTGCAGCGCCTGCGCGTGCCGCATCAGCGGTGGTGAGGTGAGCATGGTGCGCAACGACATCCTGGAGCAGGAGGACCTCGACGACGGCATCGTGCTGGCCTGCCAGTCGCTGCCGGTCACCGACGAAGTCCACGTCAGCTACGAGTGA
- a CDS encoding acetaldehyde dehydrogenase (acetylating), whose translation MSPGKATAAIVGSGNIGTDLLYKLSRSPVVEPRWMIGIDPASEGLRRAADLGVRTSADGVDWLLAQDDRPDLVFEATSAGVHRANAPRYASAGIRAIDLTPAAVGPPVVPPVNIGAHLEAPNVNLITCGGQATIPMVHAVSRVAPVSYAEIVASVASVSAGPGTRANIDEFTKTTGLGIETIGGAERGKAIIVLNPADPPMIMRDTIFCAVAPDSDTDAIGESITRMAREIAEYVPGYRLLGEPQFDAADDHVRVATFVEVAGAGDFLPPYSGNLDIMTAAAVRVGEELVRAGARPDTAEERIS comes from the coding sequence ATGAGTCCAGGCAAGGCGACCGCGGCGATCGTGGGATCCGGAAACATCGGCACCGACCTGCTCTACAAGCTGAGCCGGTCCCCGGTGGTCGAACCCCGCTGGATGATCGGCATCGACCCGGCGAGCGAAGGGCTGCGCCGGGCGGCCGATCTCGGCGTGCGCACCAGCGCTGACGGGGTGGACTGGCTGCTGGCGCAGGACGACCGGCCGGACCTGGTCTTCGAGGCCACCTCGGCGGGAGTGCACCGCGCGAACGCGCCCCGCTACGCGAGCGCGGGCATCCGCGCGATCGACCTCACCCCGGCCGCGGTGGGTCCGCCGGTGGTGCCGCCGGTGAACATCGGCGCGCACCTGGAGGCGCCCAACGTCAACCTGATCACCTGCGGCGGCCAGGCGACGATCCCGATGGTGCACGCGGTGTCCCGCGTCGCGCCGGTGAGCTACGCGGAGATCGTCGCCTCGGTCGCGTCCGTGTCGGCGGGCCCCGGTACCCGCGCGAACATCGACGAGTTCACCAAGACCACCGGCCTGGGCATCGAGACCATCGGCGGCGCCGAGCGCGGCAAGGCGATCATCGTGCTCAATCCCGCGGACCCGCCGATGATCATGCGCGACACCATCTTCTGCGCCGTGGCACCGGATTCCGACACCGACGCGATCGGCGAGTCCATCACCCGCATGGCCCGGGAGATCGCCGAGTACGTCCCCGGCTACCGCCTGCTCGGCGAGCCCCAGTTCGACGCCGCCGACGACCACGTCCGCGTCGCCACCTTCGTCGAGGTCGCCGGCGCCGGGGACTTCCTGCCGCCGTACTCCGGAAATCTCGACATCATGACCGCCGCCGCCGTGCGCGTGGGCGAGGAGCTCGTCCGAGCGGGCGCGCGGCCGGACACCGCAGAGGAGCGAATCTCGTGA
- a CDS encoding acyl-CoA dehydrogenase family protein, translating to MADAGDSPETSDDEPPLPERAAALVELLSRNAATAEQDRALPDENVRALQEAGLFGLLAPARFGGHQTDFRTFVRVIAELGRGCGSTAWVVTLINTCQWMVGLLPERAQQEVFGVDPDARVCTVIEPNASSTAAEGGQVITGRWAFASGCGHCQWAMLGIPIVDDAGEQVDQGLALVPMEELEVVDTWFVSGMRGTGSNTLVGEEIFVPEHRILSVSRALRGDYPTEHDDEVLYRSAFAPVLIIILAAPLLGLARGGLDAVLEGLGKDKKIAYTFYADSRHAPSTQMQLAEAAQLIDTAELHLTRAATDIDTWAAGPEYMPEFHRARVRMDTGSIAVRTREALDLLLNIGGAGSFAEANPLQRIWRDQEVAGRHAVINPAIATEVYGRALLGIEDQVTPII from the coding sequence ATGGCTGACGCCGGTGATTCGCCCGAGACCAGTGACGACGAGCCACCGCTGCCCGAGAGGGCCGCCGCCCTGGTGGAGCTGCTGAGCCGGAACGCGGCCACGGCCGAGCAGGACCGCGCGCTGCCGGACGAGAACGTGCGGGCGTTGCAGGAAGCGGGATTGTTCGGCCTGCTCGCCCCGGCGAGGTTCGGCGGACACCAGACCGATTTCCGCACGTTCGTGCGGGTCATCGCCGAACTCGGCAGGGGGTGCGGCTCGACGGCGTGGGTGGTCACCCTGATCAACACCTGCCAGTGGATGGTCGGACTCCTGCCCGAACGGGCACAGCAGGAGGTCTTCGGGGTAGACCCCGACGCCCGCGTGTGCACCGTCATCGAACCGAACGCGTCCAGCACGGCGGCCGAAGGCGGCCAGGTCATCACCGGGAGGTGGGCGTTCGCCTCCGGATGCGGCCACTGCCAGTGGGCGATGCTGGGAATCCCGATCGTCGACGACGCCGGTGAGCAGGTCGACCAAGGGCTGGCGCTGGTCCCGATGGAGGAGCTGGAGGTCGTCGACACCTGGTTCGTCAGCGGCATGCGCGGGACCGGGAGCAACACGCTGGTCGGCGAGGAGATCTTCGTTCCCGAGCACCGCATCCTGTCGGTGTCCCGCGCGCTGCGGGGCGACTACCCGACCGAGCACGACGACGAGGTGCTGTACCGGTCGGCGTTCGCGCCGGTGCTGATCATCATCCTGGCCGCGCCGCTGCTCGGTCTCGCCCGGGGCGGTCTCGACGCGGTGCTGGAGGGGCTCGGCAAGGACAAGAAGATCGCCTACACCTTCTACGCGGACTCCCGGCACGCCCCGTCCACCCAGATGCAGCTGGCCGAGGCCGCGCAGCTCATCGACACCGCGGAACTGCACCTCACCAGGGCGGCCACGGACATCGACACCTGGGCGGCCGGGCCGGAGTACATGCCGGAGTTCCACCGCGCGCGGGTGCGGATGGACACCGGCTCGATCGCCGTGCGCACGCGCGAAGCCCTCGACCTGCTGCTCAACATCGGCGGCGCGGGCAGCTTCGCCGAGGCCAACCCGCTGCAGCGGATCTGGCGCGACCAGGAGGTCGCCGGGCGGCACGCGGTGATCAACCCCGCGATCGCGACCGAGGTCTACGGCCGCGCCCTGCTGGGAATCGAAGACCAGGTCACGCCGATCATCTGA
- a CDS encoding Rieske 2Fe-2S domain-containing protein: MTQASNNGDSEVRTIDVGTPPTRFARGWHCLGLAETFKDGSPHAVEAFGTKLVVFQSGDGELHVLDGYCRHMGGDLSQGTVKGDAVACPFHDWRWSGEGRCVGIPYAKRIPLRARTKAWICLERNKQLFVWNDPEGNPPPPDIVVPELPEAHSPEWSNWTWDSELIEGSNCREIIDNVVDMAHFFYVHYAFPTYFKNVFEGHIATQYLNTKGRPDVGGSQSNYAGEENFGRSEASYYGPSYMIDRLWNEHKGMTIETILINCHYPVTENSFVLQWGVLAKKLPGLTDEQADKMAGKIAKNTSVGFLQDVEIWRNKTRIDNPLLCEEDGPVYQLRRWYEQFYVDAADVTEDMAGRFEFEVDTTRANVAWEQEVADNLARRADGR; encoded by the coding sequence ATGACGCAGGCGTCGAACAACGGCGACAGCGAAGTGCGCACCATCGACGTCGGAACCCCGCCGACCAGGTTCGCCCGCGGCTGGCACTGCCTGGGGCTCGCCGAGACGTTCAAGGACGGATCACCGCACGCCGTCGAGGCGTTCGGCACGAAGCTCGTCGTCTTCCAGTCCGGCGACGGCGAGCTGCACGTGCTGGACGGTTACTGCAGGCACATGGGCGGCGACCTCAGCCAGGGCACCGTCAAGGGCGACGCGGTGGCCTGCCCGTTCCACGACTGGCGCTGGTCCGGCGAGGGCCGCTGCGTCGGAATCCCCTACGCCAAGCGGATTCCGCTGCGGGCGCGCACCAAGGCGTGGATCTGCCTGGAGCGCAACAAGCAGCTGTTCGTGTGGAACGACCCGGAGGGCAACCCGCCACCGCCGGACATCGTGGTGCCGGAACTGCCCGAGGCGCACTCCCCGGAGTGGAGCAACTGGACCTGGGACTCGGAGCTGATCGAGGGGTCGAACTGCCGGGAGATCATCGACAACGTCGTCGACATGGCGCACTTCTTCTACGTGCACTACGCGTTCCCGACGTACTTCAAGAACGTCTTCGAAGGCCACATCGCCACCCAGTACCTCAACACCAAGGGGCGCCCGGACGTCGGCGGCTCGCAGTCGAACTACGCGGGCGAGGAGAACTTCGGCCGCTCGGAGGCGTCGTACTACGGGCCGTCGTACATGATCGACAGGCTGTGGAACGAGCACAAGGGCATGACCATCGAGACCATCCTGATCAACTGCCACTACCCGGTCACGGAGAACTCGTTCGTCCTGCAGTGGGGCGTGCTGGCGAAGAAGCTGCCCGGCCTCACCGACGAGCAGGCGGACAAGATGGCGGGCAAGATCGCCAAGAACACCAGCGTCGGCTTCCTGCAGGACGTGGAGATCTGGCGGAACAAGACCCGCATCGACAATCCGCTGCTGTGCGAGGAGGACGGGCCGGTGTACCAGCTGCGGCGCTGGTACGAGCAGTTCTACGTCGACGCCGCCGACGTCACCGAGGACATGGCCGGGCGGTTCGAGTTCGAGGTGGACACCACCCGCGCGAACGTCGCGTGGGAGCAGGAGGTCGCCGACAACCTCGCGCGCCGAGCGGACGGGCGGTGA
- a CDS encoding FAD-binding protein has translation MENRFQSEDVVTEELWADVVVVGFGVAGACAAIEAARGGAEVVLLDRFSGGGASRLSGGVVYAGGGTRLQREAGVADTVEDMYEYLRLETGDAVSEGTLRRFCEQSPEMITWLEECGVPFGSGLAPYKTSYPSNRHYLYYSGSEASGGFRDVARPAPRGHRAYGRGTSGKVLFAALAAAVRAAGVRIVDQTRCTDLITDPTGRVRGVQCESLTTASRRARRTHRAAAKFAAKPGLYVPALGKRLHAVAERVERRHARPLRVRARRGVVLAAGGFVANREMLRRHAPLYRGGLPLGTRGDDGSGIRLGTAAGGATDKMEKVSAWRFITPPSPFLGAVLVDEHGDRVCDESRYGAALGDALINHHGGRGWLLIDAELRREALRRLREQTVWFQLMQALHLLGGRSVSAPTLAEVAVRAGIDPVRLRKTAEAHDGAADGEDPAGKPAEFVRRLRTPPFTLLDISIRPSVAYPCPMLTLGGLVTDETTGAVLDDDRAPIPGLYAAGRTAAGLCSNSYVSGLSLADCVFSGRRAGRHLAGTDADG, from the coding sequence ATGGAGAACCGGTTTCAATCGGAGGACGTCGTGACGGAGGAGCTGTGGGCGGACGTGGTGGTCGTGGGCTTCGGCGTCGCGGGCGCGTGCGCCGCTATCGAAGCCGCCCGCGGCGGAGCCGAGGTCGTACTGCTGGACCGGTTCTCCGGAGGCGGCGCGAGCAGGCTCTCCGGCGGAGTCGTCTACGCGGGCGGCGGCACCCGCCTGCAGCGCGAAGCGGGCGTCGCCGACACGGTCGAGGACATGTACGAGTACCTGCGGCTGGAGACCGGCGACGCCGTGTCGGAGGGCACCCTGCGGCGGTTCTGCGAGCAGAGCCCCGAGATGATCACCTGGCTGGAGGAGTGCGGCGTGCCCTTCGGCAGCGGCCTGGCCCCCTACAAGACGTCCTACCCGAGCAACCGCCACTACCTCTACTACTCGGGCAGCGAGGCCTCCGGCGGATTCCGCGACGTCGCCCGCCCCGCGCCGCGCGGACACCGCGCCTACGGGCGCGGGACCTCCGGCAAGGTCCTGTTCGCCGCGCTTGCCGCCGCGGTGCGCGCCGCCGGCGTGCGGATCGTCGACCAGACCCGGTGCACCGACCTGATCACCGACCCCACCGGCCGAGTCCGCGGAGTGCAGTGCGAGTCGCTGACCACCGCCTCCCGCCGAGCGCGGCGCACGCACCGGGCGGCGGCGAAGTTCGCCGCGAAACCCGGCCTCTACGTGCCCGCGCTGGGCAAGCGCCTGCACGCGGTGGCCGAGCGGGTGGAGCGGCGCCACGCGCGCCCGCTGCGCGTGCGGGCCAGGCGCGGTGTCGTGCTCGCCGCGGGCGGCTTCGTCGCGAACCGGGAGATGCTGCGCCGCCACGCCCCGCTGTACCGGGGCGGGCTGCCGCTGGGCACGCGCGGCGACGACGGCAGCGGCATCCGGCTCGGCACCGCGGCGGGCGGCGCGACGGACAAGATGGAGAAGGTCTCGGCGTGGCGGTTCATCACCCCGCCCAGCCCGTTCCTCGGCGCGGTCCTCGTCGACGAGCACGGCGACCGGGTCTGCGACGAATCCCGCTACGGCGCCGCGCTCGGCGACGCGCTGATCAACCACCACGGCGGTCGCGGCTGGCTGCTGATCGACGCCGAGCTGCGGCGGGAGGCGCTGCGCCGGTTGCGCGAGCAGACCGTGTGGTTCCAGCTGATGCAGGCGCTGCACCTGCTGGGCGGGCGGTCGGTGAGCGCGCCGACCCTCGCCGAGGTGGCGGTGCGCGCGGGCATCGACCCGGTGCGCTTGCGCAAGACCGCGGAGGCGCACGACGGCGCGGCGGACGGCGAAGACCCCGCGGGCAAACCGGCGGAGTTCGTGCGGCGGCTGCGCACCCCGCCGTTCACGCTGCTCGACATCTCCATCCGGCCCAGCGTCGCCTACCCGTGCCCGATGCTGACCCTCGGCGGGCTGGTCACCGACGAGACGACCGGCGCGGTGCTCGACGACGACCGCGCCCCGATCCCCGGCCTCTACGCGGCGGGCCGCACTGCCGCGGGCTTGTGCTCGAACTCCTACGTCAGCGGCCTCTCGCTCGCCGACTGCGTGTTCTCCGGACGCCGAGCGGGCCGCCACCTCGCGGGAACGGACGCCGATGGCTGA
- the dmpG gene encoding 4-hydroxy-2-oxovalerate aldolase translates to MTELPRTFSESLDLRVTDTSLRDGSHHKRHQFTAEEVRDIVAALDGAGVPVIEVTHGDGLGGSSFNYGFSRTPEQELIALAARTAVHARIAFLMLPGVGVLDDIVRAQDNGAAVCRIATHCTEADVSEQHFRLARQRGLETVGFLMMAHSQPPESLAKQARIMVDAGCQCVYVVDSAGALVLEQVADRVAAIVAEVGDDAQVGFHGHENLGVAVANSIAAARAGAVQIDGSARRFGAGAGNTPVEAFVGVCDKLGIRTGVDFFAMADAAERVVRPAMPQECLLDRSALMMGYAGVYSSFLKHAERQAERYGVDAGDLLVRAGERKLVGGQEDQLITLALELASSG, encoded by the coding sequence GTGACCGAGCTGCCCAGGACGTTCTCCGAATCGCTGGACCTGCGGGTGACCGACACGTCGCTGCGCGACGGCTCGCACCACAAGCGCCACCAGTTCACCGCCGAGGAGGTGCGCGACATCGTCGCCGCGCTCGACGGCGCCGGGGTGCCGGTGATCGAAGTGACCCACGGCGACGGGCTCGGCGGCTCGTCGTTCAACTACGGCTTCTCCCGCACCCCGGAGCAGGAGCTGATCGCGCTCGCGGCCCGCACCGCCGTGCACGCCCGGATCGCGTTCCTGATGCTGCCCGGCGTGGGCGTGCTCGACGACATCGTCCGCGCGCAGGACAACGGCGCCGCGGTGTGCCGGATCGCCACGCACTGCACCGAGGCCGACGTCTCCGAGCAGCACTTCCGGCTGGCCAGGCAGCGCGGGCTGGAGACCGTGGGCTTCCTGATGATGGCGCACTCCCAGCCGCCGGAATCGCTGGCGAAGCAGGCGCGGATCATGGTCGACGCGGGCTGCCAGTGCGTGTACGTGGTCGACTCGGCCGGTGCGCTGGTGCTGGAGCAGGTCGCCGACCGGGTCGCGGCCATCGTCGCCGAAGTCGGCGACGACGCCCAGGTCGGCTTCCACGGGCACGAGAACCTCGGCGTGGCGGTGGCGAACTCCATCGCCGCCGCGCGGGCGGGCGCGGTGCAGATCGACGGCAGCGCCCGCAGGTTCGGCGCCGGTGCGGGCAACACTCCGGTGGAGGCGTTCGTCGGGGTGTGCGACAAGCTGGGCATCCGCACCGGCGTGGACTTCTTCGCGATGGCCGACGCCGCCGAGCGCGTGGTGCGCCCGGCGATGCCGCAGGAGTGCCTGCTGGACCGCTCGGCGCTGATGATGGGCTACGCGGGCGTGTACTCCAGCTTCCTCAAGCACGCCGAACGCCAGGCCGAGCGCTACGGCGTGGACGCCGGGGACCTGCTGGTGCGCGCGGGGGAGCGCAAGCTCGTCGGCGGGCAAGAGGACCAACTCATCACCCTCGCCTTGGAACTGGCCTCTTCCGGATGA
- a CDS encoding 2-keto-4-pentenoate hydratase — protein sequence MADRAETSGVHRPQAPDTGGTVLTSEQRDELALRLRDAERDRAPIAPLIDSHPRLTAVDAYEIQLANIRRRLPGTEVVGHKVGLSSPVMQAMMGVDEPDYGHLLADMRLSEDEPIEAARYCFPRVEVEVGFLLGADLPGESCTEQDVLAGTEALVPSIELIDSRITDWRISLADTIADNASSAGFLLGAARIAPDAVDPRAIDVVLRRDGYRIAEGSSDAVLGDPTTAVAWLARKVAGFGVRLRAGHVVLPGSCTRAVDVASGQRFEAEFGTGGHQLGAVSASFR from the coding sequence ATGGCTGACCGCGCCGAGACCTCGGGCGTCCACCGCCCGCAAGCACCTGACACCGGAGGCACCGTGCTCACCAGCGAACAACGCGACGAGCTGGCGCTGCGGCTGCGCGACGCCGAGCGGGACCGGGCGCCGATCGCGCCCCTGATCGACTCGCACCCGCGCCTCACCGCCGTCGACGCCTACGAGATCCAGCTCGCCAACATCCGCCGCAGGCTGCCCGGCACCGAGGTCGTCGGGCACAAGGTGGGCCTGTCCTCCCCGGTGATGCAGGCGATGATGGGCGTCGACGAACCCGACTACGGCCACCTGCTCGCCGACATGCGCCTGTCCGAGGACGAGCCGATCGAAGCGGCGCGCTACTGCTTCCCCCGGGTGGAGGTGGAGGTCGGCTTCCTGCTCGGCGCGGACCTGCCCGGCGAATCCTGCACCGAACAGGACGTGCTGGCGGGCACCGAGGCGCTGGTGCCGTCGATCGAGCTCATCGACAGCCGCATCACCGACTGGCGGATCAGCCTCGCCGACACCATCGCCGACAACGCCTCCTCGGCCGGTTTCCTGCTGGGAGCGGCCAGGATCGCGCCGGACGCGGTCGACCCGCGCGCCATCGACGTGGTGCTGCGCCGCGACGGCTACCGGATCGCCGAGGGCAGCTCGGACGCCGTGCTCGGCGATCCGACGACGGCGGTGGCGTGGCTGGCGCGGAAAGTCGCCGGGTTCGGCGTCCGGCTGCGCGCCGGGCACGTGGTGCTGCCCGGATCGTGCACCAGGGCCGTCGACGTGGCCTCCGGGCAGCGCTTCGAAGCCGAGTTCGGCACCGGCGGCCACCAGCTCGGCGCGGTGTCCGCGTCCTTCCGGTGA
- the kstD gene encoding 3-oxosteroid 1-dehydrogenase: MSASVPAPDPAGSQVDVVVVGSGAAGMTAAITAARAGLHVVVVEKADRFGGSTARSGGGVWVPNNEVLARRGLPDTAEAADAYLDHIVGDTAPAELRRAFLAHGPAMLSTVLDATPLRMRWVPGYSDYYPEAPGGRPGGRSIEPKPLDGHLLGDELAHLEPDFTKSPRNFAVTQADFRWLNLVARHPRGALRAVRVGARWMLANLLRKRLLVRGQALAAGLRAGLRDLRVPLWLGTELLDLVRDDAGRVTGVVVRRDGQRVELHARRGVVLAAGGFERNEVMRKQHQREPIGTAWTVGAAANIGDGIRAGQELGAAVDLMDDAWWGPSIPLTGGPWFCLAERTLPGCIMVNGDGRRFVNEAAPYVDAVHAMYGPGDGPARNLPTWLIADQRYRDRYVFAGLGPRQPFPKRWYAAGVIQRASTVEELADKIGVPRDRLRGTVDRFNEHARGGEDTDFQRGRSAYDRYYGDPFNRPNPCLATLAAAPFYAVKIVPGDLGTKGGLRIDVHARVLREDGDPIPGLYAAGNSSAAVMGRTYAGPGATLGPAMTFGYLAALHMADATGRAETDHASSPGRGGRRRQR, from the coding sequence ATGAGCGCATCCGTCCCGGCACCGGACCCGGCGGGCTCCCAGGTCGACGTCGTCGTGGTGGGCAGCGGAGCCGCGGGGATGACCGCGGCGATCACCGCCGCGCGGGCGGGCCTGCACGTCGTGGTGGTGGAGAAGGCCGACCGCTTCGGCGGCTCCACGGCCCGCTCCGGCGGCGGCGTGTGGGTGCCGAACAACGAGGTGCTCGCGCGCCGGGGACTCCCGGACACCGCCGAGGCCGCCGACGCCTACCTCGACCACATCGTCGGCGACACCGCGCCCGCCGAGCTGCGGCGCGCCTTCCTCGCCCACGGCCCCGCGATGCTCTCGACCGTGCTCGACGCCACCCCGCTGCGGATGCGGTGGGTGCCGGGCTACTCCGACTACTACCCCGAAGCGCCCGGCGGACGCCCCGGCGGGCGTTCCATCGAGCCGAAGCCGCTCGACGGGCACCTGCTCGGCGACGAACTCGCCCACCTCGAACCGGACTTCACCAAGTCCCCGCGCAACTTCGCCGTCACCCAGGCCGATTTCCGCTGGCTCAACCTCGTCGCCCGCCACCCCCGCGGTGCGCTGCGCGCCGTGCGGGTCGGTGCGCGCTGGATGCTCGCCAACCTGCTGCGCAAGCGGCTGCTGGTGCGGGGCCAGGCGCTCGCGGCAGGGCTGCGGGCCGGGCTGCGCGACCTCAGGGTGCCGCTGTGGCTCGGCACCGAACTGCTCGACCTGGTCCGGGACGACGCGGGACGCGTCACCGGAGTCGTCGTGCGCCGCGACGGGCAACGCGTCGAGCTGCACGCCCGGCGCGGCGTCGTGCTCGCCGCGGGCGGGTTCGAGCGCAACGAGGTGATGCGCAAGCAGCACCAGCGGGAACCGATCGGCACGGCGTGGACCGTCGGCGCGGCGGCCAACATCGGCGACGGCATCCGCGCAGGCCAGGAACTCGGCGCCGCGGTGGACCTGATGGACGACGCCTGGTGGGGCCCGTCCATCCCGCTGACCGGCGGCCCGTGGTTCTGCCTCGCCGAGCGCACGCTGCCGGGCTGCATCATGGTCAACGGCGATGGCCGCCGGTTCGTCAACGAGGCAGCTCCGTACGTGGACGCGGTGCACGCGATGTACGGGCCGGGCGACGGGCCCGCGCGCAACCTCCCGACCTGGCTGATCGCCGACCAGCGCTACCGCGACCGCTACGTGTTCGCGGGCCTGGGACCGCGCCAGCCGTTCCCGAAGCGCTGGTACGCGGCCGGCGTGATCCAGCGCGCGAGCACCGTGGAGGAGCTCGCGGACAAGATCGGCGTACCGCGCGATCGGCTGCGCGGCACCGTCGACCGGTTCAACGAGCACGCGCGCGGCGGCGAGGACACCGACTTCCAGCGCGGGCGCAGCGCCTACGACCGCTACTACGGCGACCCGTTCAACCGCCCCAACCCGTGCCTGGCGACGCTGGCCGCCGCACCCTTCTACGCGGTGAAGATCGTGCCGGGGGACCTCGGCACCAAGGGCGGGCTGCGCATCGACGTGCACGCCCGCGTGCTGCGCGAGGACGGCGACCCGATCCCCGGCCTGTACGCGGCGGGCAACTCCAGCGCGGCCGTCATGGGCCGCACCTACGCCGGACCGGGCGCGACCCTCGGACCGGCCATGACCTTCGGATACCTGGCCGCGCTGCACATGGCGGACGCGACCGGCCGAGCCGAGACGGACCACGCTTCGAGCCCCGGCAGGGGCGGACGGAGGAGACAGCGATGA
- a CDS encoding MaoC/PaaZ C-terminal domain-containing protein produces the protein MPIDPEVAIGATVAAQDVEWSSSDVLLYQLALGAGNPPTDPGELRYAYEQDLQVLPSFAVVAPNLRQFEPPTLSFPGVEVDLAKVLHGGQEITVHRPFPAAGGARATTRIVDVQDKGKAAVIVQETTMTDEDGPLCAARSTIFARGEGGFGGHRGSSQRAEPPQREPDLVTDFPTSPQQALLYRLCGDRNPLHADPAFAEAAGFPAPILHGLCTYGVACKAIADTALGGEVHRMSSYAARFTGVVFPGETIRTRIWEEGGGRLVATSSVLERDEAPVLGDIVVTTTT, from the coding sequence ATGCCCATCGATCCCGAGGTCGCGATCGGCGCGACCGTGGCCGCCCAGGACGTCGAGTGGAGCTCGTCCGACGTGCTGCTCTACCAGCTCGCGCTCGGCGCCGGGAACCCGCCGACAGATCCCGGTGAGCTGCGCTACGCCTACGAGCAGGACCTGCAGGTGCTGCCGTCGTTCGCGGTGGTGGCGCCGAACCTGCGCCAGTTCGAGCCGCCGACGCTGTCGTTCCCCGGCGTCGAGGTCGACCTGGCGAAGGTGCTGCACGGCGGCCAGGAGATCACCGTGCACCGCCCGTTCCCCGCCGCCGGCGGCGCGCGGGCGACGACCCGCATCGTCGACGTGCAGGACAAGGGCAAGGCGGCGGTGATCGTGCAGGAGACCACGATGACCGACGAGGACGGCCCGCTGTGCGCGGCCCGCTCGACCATCTTCGCCCGCGGCGAAGGCGGTTTCGGCGGGCACCGCGGCTCGTCGCAGCGGGCCGAACCGCCGCAGCGGGAACCGGACCTCGTCACCGACTTCCCCACCTCGCCGCAGCAGGCGCTGCTCTACCGGCTCTGCGGCGACCGCAACCCGCTGCACGCCGACCCCGCGTTCGCCGAGGCGGCCGGGTTCCCCGCCCCGATCCTGCACGGGCTGTGCACCTACGGCGTGGCGTGCAAGGCCATCGCGGACACCGCGCTCGGCGGCGAGGTGCACCGGATGTCGTCGTACGCGGCGCGCTTCACCGGGGTCGTGTTCCCCGGCGAGACCATCCGCACCCGGATCTGGGAGGAGGGCGGCGGGCGGCTGGTGGCGACGTCGTCGGTCCTGGAACGCGACGAAGCCCCCGTGCTCGGGGACATCGTCGTCACGACGACGACCTGA